TTCGTCCGGGTCAGGCGCCGCGTTTGTCGGCGCAGGTTCATCGGCGTCAAGCAGTTCAGTTTGGGTGTCGTCGTTGCCGGCAGGTGCTGGGTCCTCGCTGATAGCGGCGGTCGCATCCTCGCGGGTAGCGACTTCGGATTCCGCTTCCGCGTCCGGTTTTTTGCCGCCAAACAAACGGCTCATCAGGCCCGGCTGTTCCGGGGCCGGGCCCGCCGGCTGTAGCTCCGCCAGCGCCTCAAACAGCTTGGCCCAATCGCTGGCGTGTTTTTGCTGCTTGTATAGCTTGGCGATTTTAGTTGCCAGCGCCTTACCATTGGCCAGATGGGGGATTGCGAGCGCGTCGGCTGCCGCCTTAACAGCTTGTTGTTCCCGCTCGCGCTGGAGCGACAGACGCTTTTCGAACTGATTGAGGCTTTCCTTCAACAGCGCCAGCTGGCCGGGCTTACCCCATTCATTGCGCTTGGCCTGCTTCAGCACCACCGCCATGGCACTGGCCAGCTCGGGTTCCAAGCCACCCAGCGCGTCGGCCAGCAAGGCGATGGCCTGCTGATAATCGCCGGTATCCACTTTCCGGCCCTGATCGCGCTCCAACAGTAATTCGCGGTATTTGTCGCGCCAGTAATTGGCGTCTTTTACGGTCACCTGCTGCTCCTTACACACAACCCTGTATCTGAGTGTAGAAGCGCACACAAAAAAAAGGGGGCCAAATGGCCCCCGGGGTCTTGCAAGCGACTGTCGTTTACTGGGCGGCGCGTGCAGCGCGTTCCTTTTCAATCAGGAAGTTGGCCACCTCCAGCATTTCCGGTTGGCCACCAGCATCGCGCGCAGAGATGCGGTACTTGCCTTCCACCACCAGCTCCGGAGTACCGGAAATGCGATAGCTACGGGCGCGGGCATCGGCCTGACGCACCTGACCGGTCACACCAAACGAATTGAACACCTTGTCAAACTTGGCGCCGTCCACACCGTTGGCTTCAAACAGGGCTTTGATTTCCGATTCTGAATCGAGCTTTTGCTTGCGCACATTCAGGGCTTCAAACAAAGGCAGGTTCAGCTGATCTTCTACGCCCAACGCCTTGGCAGCGTAGTAAGCGCGCGCATGCAGCTCCATGGTCTTGTGCCACATGGCCGGCGACTTCACAAACGCCACATCATCGGCCAGGCCGGCAACCCAGGGCTTGAGTGGGGTTTCGAAGTGGTAGCAATGACCGCAGCCGTACCAGAACACTTCGGTCACTTCGATCTTGTCAGGGTTGGCAGTGCGCACCGGGTTGTCCAGAACCTGGTAGTGCTTACCCGCTTGGTATTTCTCACCGCCTGCATCGGCGCAAGCAGCAAGGGACATGATCAGGGCGGCAAAGGCCACTAACAAACGCATAGGAAACTCCATATTGGTTTTTTGCCCGATTATTCGGGTTTGGACAGCTGGCTGCAAGTCTCTGCCGACCAGCTGAGTCAGTTGATCGCCAGTTTACGTCGTTGGCATGAACGAAAGCTGAACCGGTTTAACAATGCCGGCACGGCGAGCGCCATAACGCGGTGCCCAACGCCCGCCAAAAACAAAAAGGCGACCTGAGTCGCCTTTTGGTATCGCGCCTGACGCTTAGGGGTGCAGGCCGGCAATGTAGTTGGCCAGCGCACTGATCTCGGCATCGCTCAGGTGCTGAGCTACCTGACGCATGGTCTGGGTATCACCGTCATTGGTGCGGTTACCGGCGCGGAAGTCTTTCAGCTGCTTCTCGATGTAAGCGGCATGCTGACCACCCAAGCGGGGGTAAGCTGCAGGCTCGTTGCCGGAACCACCGGGGCTGTGGCAACCGGTACAAGCCGGTACCATGGTTTCCATGTTGCCGCCGCGGTAAGTCTTTTCACCCAGCGCCAGGCTGTTGACCTTGACACCGCTGTTGAGCTGCACTTCCAGCGCCTTGTCAGAGCCGGACAGTTGCATGGTTTTGCTGTCGAAGAATGCCGCGATATCGGCCAGCTCTTCATCGGAGAAGGTGGTCAGCATGCCGGTCATTTCGGGAATGTTGCGCGCACCGGACTGAATATCTTTCAACTGCTTGAGCAGGTATTTTTCACCCACGCCGGCCAGTTTGGGGAAGTTGGGCGCCGGGCTGTTGCCGTCTGCGCCATGACATGCACTGCACATGCCCACCAAAGTCTCACCATTTTTGGCATCACCCGCCAAAGCCATTTGCGACAGCGCCACCAGGCCGGCAACAGCAACTACCTGCTTAATCAGCTTGTTCATGCGATTAATCCGTTCGATTTGCTAGTAAGTTAGAATCTGCGTTAGCCGCGCAGTGACTCACGGGCTACAATCACCGCCTTCTTGGGGCGGCTTATGGCTCGGCATTATATACTAACCGCCTGATAACACACTATTTTTGCAGAATTCATGGCAGATCCAATCCACTTTAATAAAGCCCGCTACCTGATGAGCGCCCCCACCCTCGCCCTTTGCCCGCCCGAAACGGGTGTAGAGGTGTGCTTTGCCGGCCGTTCCAATGCCGGCAAATCGTCTGCCATCAATACACTCACCCGCAACGGCAAACTCGCCCGCACCAGTAAAACGCCGGGGCGCACGCAGATGATCAATTTTTTCACCCTGGGTGATCCCGATCTGCGGCTGGTAGACCTGCCCGGCTACGGCTTCGCCAAAGTCCCCCTGGCCATGAAGCGCGAGTGGGATAAGAACATGGGCGAATACCTGCAGGAGCGCCAGAGCCTGGTGGGCATGGTGCTGCTGATGGACGTGCGCCACCCCATGCAGGAATTCGATTCCACCATGATCAACTGGGCCGTGGACGCCGATATGCCGGTACACATACTGCTCACTAAAGCCGACAAACTGAAGCGCGGCCCCGCGCAAAGCACCTTGCTGGCTATTCGCAAGCACCTGAAAGACGCCCAGGTCGATGATCTGGTTTCTGTCCAGCTGTTTTCATCGCTCAAGCGCGACGGTCTGGATCAGCTGAATCAGGTACTGCAGGGCTGGATGCAGGTACCGCCGTCCGACAGCGACCCAAACGCTATTGACAATCATTCTCAATAAGTGACACACTCAGGCCTCATTTGATTGCCTACCGAGAGGTCGCCATGAATACCAGCA
This region of Simiduia agarivorans SA1 = DSM 21679 genomic DNA includes:
- a CDS encoding thiol:disulfide interchange protein DsbA/DsbL — translated: MRLLVAFAALIMSLAACADAGGEKYQAGKHYQVLDNPVRTANPDKIEVTEVFWYGCGHCYHFETPLKPWVAGLADDVAFVKSPAMWHKTMELHARAYYAAKALGVEDQLNLPLFEALNVRKQKLDSESEIKALFEANGVDGAKFDKVFNSFGVTGQVRQADARARSYRISGTPELVVEGKYRISARDAGGQPEMLEVANFLIEKERAARAAQ
- a CDS encoding c-type cytochrome, with product MNKLIKQVVAVAGLVALSQMALAGDAKNGETLVGMCSACHGADGNSPAPNFPKLAGVGEKYLLKQLKDIQSGARNIPEMTGMLTTFSDEELADIAAFFDSKTMQLSGSDKALEVQLNSGVKVNSLALGEKTYRGGNMETMVPACTGCHSPGGSGNEPAAYPRLGGQHAAYIEKQLKDFRAGNRTNDGDTQTMRQVAQHLSDAEISALANYIAGLHP
- the yihA gene encoding ribosome biogenesis GTP-binding protein YihA/YsxC codes for the protein MADPIHFNKARYLMSAPTLALCPPETGVEVCFAGRSNAGKSSAINTLTRNGKLARTSKTPGRTQMINFFTLGDPDLRLVDLPGYGFAKVPLAMKREWDKNMGEYLQERQSLVGMVLLMDVRHPMQEFDSTMINWAVDADMPVHILLTKADKLKRGPAQSTLLAIRKHLKDAQVDDLVSVQLFSSLKRDGLDQLNQVLQGWMQVPPSDSDPNAIDNHSQ